The segment ATAAAATAGACTCGCCCAGATTGGGAGATCGGCATTGCTTTTAACAGTGGAATTTGGTTCCATTGTTGTTGAAGCTGTCGCCAGTTTAAGGGGCGATTGTCCACATCATTTTTATTCCATCCTAGAACAATCAGAATATCAGGGTCTAGCTGCGGTAATACTTCAGCAGGAAGCTGAAATGCATCTTTTGTTGCTAGCAACGATTCATCTAAGCGAACTATCTTAAATCCCAATGTTTCTAGCAAATCGGAATAGATGCTGCGCTCTTGCCCAAACGCATAAAAGTTACTTGTTAGATCACCAGAACTTAAGAGTAATACACGGGGATGAGCATTGGCAATCTCAGCTAATTTCTGGCGAGCTTGGGTGATTCGCTCGTTTCGGGCAGCCATGATTTGCGGAATCATATTGGAGCGATCGAGAATGCTTGCAAGTTGTTGAAGGCTTGCCTGCCAACCTCCTTGTTGATCATCGAGCAAGAGAGTCGGTGCAATTTGAGAAAACAATTTGGCTCTTCCTTGGCTTCCTTGCCACGTTTCACCCACAATCAGATCTGGCTTGAGTAAAGCGAGTGCTTCTAGAGCAGGAGAAGCACGATCGCCCAAATTGATTGGCTGAGTCGTCACATACCGACCGAGATAAGGAACTTGCTCAATGGGATGATTGAACGGCCGCCGACTTGCAGAAACGCCTGCATAGGCAGCAGGCTGTTCTCCCAGAGACAACAGCAGATCTAATCCATAGGGACTAAGTACAGCAATTTTGCGAGGTCGATCGCAGTCTGTACTTGGTGCTGTCGGTTGGCAATGGATTGAGGGCAATGTGAGAGGCAGGGTGGTGAGAATAGTTCTGCTACAGCCCCATGTGAGCAAAGCGGTGAGGGCAAAGAGCAGTAGGGAGCGAACCCAGCGATCGAATTTCATCGTCTGCTGTTGACTCAAAACACTCAATTTGTAAATCCTGATGAAACGTTTTTGGCACGATGAACAGGGCGATGGTTGGAGCACTGTGAAGTTCTCTGGTCGTGATGATGCGTTGCAAGCAGTTTCTCCTAGCCAGCGATCGTAGTCCTCTGCTTGTGCAATTAGCTCAAGTCATCCTCTTCATCTGCATTTTGCTCGGTTGCCGATAGAGCAGGAATACAGGCAAACATCGCAGATTCTAACTGCTCTGGGAGTTTATCCCAGATGAATGCACCTTTGCGATTGCTGATATACATCTGAGTGAACTGGAGTAATGCGGAAGCATATTCTTCGTCGGGTGGTAGATCGATGAGTAAGTAAGTTTGTTTTTCCGGATGAGCAAAAGCAGTAACGCAACCGCGACTACAAGCCCACAAACACCCAACGGATTTGATTTCCAGGTCTTCTGGCGCGAACTGTTGAGCTGCTAAATTTGTCAAAGTATCTAGCAAGATTTTGCCATCACAAGCTTGATCTTCTGCAAGTTCTTCTTCAGAACGATGGCAGGATTTGCACACAAAGAGAGTATGTTTTGTCATAAACTTTGGCAATAGACTTCGCAGCAACAAGCTGAAATTGATGCAACTTATTCTCATTTAAAGTGGAACGATCGTCAAGAGGAGGAAATTCATGACAACACTTCGTCGCGCATCTATTGGGTTGCTCCTCTGGAAACTGATCCGCTATGCTCCAAGGCTGTACTGGACTGACACTTTGCTCTGGCTCTGCATTGCAGGACTCCCCGTGCTGCCGGGACTCGTCATTCGAGAGTTTTTTAATCAACTCACCCAGCAATCTCCTTCGGTGTTTTCTGCTCAAGGTTGGATTGCGCTATTTTTAGCGATCGGGGTTGCGCAAATTGTTGCGATCATTCTCGGACGCATCACCAAAACACAACATCGCTTCACGATGAACAGTCTGATCCAGCACAATCTTCTCAGGAAATTGCTAGAACATCCGGGTGCTGAGAGTTTAACGATGGCTCGGGCGGAAACGATTTCACCTGGGGAAGTGATGAGCTTCTTTCGGGAGGATGCTAGCCAGATTGAAGATAATGTGGTGGGCACGAATGAGGTTTTAGGGGAAGGAGTTTTTGCGATCGGTGCCTTGCTGTTGCTCTTAAGTGTGAATGCAACCATTACGCTATTTGTCTTTCTGCCTTTGGTGTTGATTGCTGTGATTCTACATCGGGTCAGCGATCGCATTAAACGCTACCGCCGCGCGAGTCGTCAGGCAACCCAACAAGTAACAGGCATGGTTGGTGAAATGTTTACCGCAGTGCAAGCGATTCAGGTAGCTGGAGCCGAAAAAAGTGTGTTGGCTCACTTTCGGCAACTCTGCGATCAGCGCCGACAATCGATCGTCAAAGATCAACTGCTTACGGCGATCTTAGATTCTAGTTTTGATAATCTCATTAGTTTAGGCACAGGTGCGATTTTATTCTTTGCTGCCCAATCGATGCGGAGTAGCCAAACACTCAGCGTTGGGGACTTTGCGCTATTTGTCTACTACTTAGCCTACGTCACTTATTTTCTAGGGTTTTTAGGCGGATTTGTGGCGCTCTCAAAACAAAGCGAAGTGTCGTTTGAACGGATGCAAGCTTTAGTCAATGCAGAGGCTCAGACGCTCGTCGAGCCTCATCCTCTCTACCTGCCAACGCTGACCGGACGAAAATCTCAGTTACCTGTTCCTCGTCAGGACGAAACCTGCGATCGCTTAGAAGCACTACGAGCGATTAATTTGAGCTATCACTATCCGAATAGCAAGGTGGGTATTACTAACATCTCTTTGGAGCTTCAACGCGGCAGTTTTACAGTGATCACGGGATCGATTGGGTCGGGCAAGACAACGCTATTGCAGGTGCTATTGGGATTGTTACCGATGCAATCAGGGGAGATTTTGTGGAATGGTCAGACGATCTCTGATCCGGCTCAGTTTTTTGTCCCGCCTCGCAGTGCTTACACCTCCCAAGTGCCGCAACTCTTTAGCACCAGCTTACGAGAGAATATTTTGCTGGGGCTACAGAAAGATGATACAGAAGTGTTAGCCGCGATCGCGCTTGCGATGTTCGATCGAGATTTAGCAATGATGCCCGATGGACTCGATACCCAAATTGGCTCTAGAGGAATGCGGCTGTCTGGGGGACAGATTCAGCGCGTTGCTGCGGCGCGAATGCTGATTCGGCAACCTGAGTTACTTGTCTTTGATGATCTATCCAGTGCTCTAGATGTAGAAACGGAACAAAAACTTTGGTCAAAGCTATTTCAGCTCAGTTCACCAACGTGGAACCCTACTATTCTGGTTGTATCTCATCGCCGCTCAGTGATGGAACGTGCCGATCGCATTATTTTACTCCACGAGAGCAGGATCGAATTAGAGGGAACCTTTGCAGATTTGCCCTCAGCCTATACCAAGCCCCTCTAAATTAGGCAAGCACAATGACAATTCATCTGGCCTCCGGGAAGCCGCTCAAGTTCTAGAATAGCAATTGAGAATAAATTGCATTTGTGGTAAGATGCCTTCAAATTTTGCGATCGCGAATTGCAGCTTATGACTGTTACCCTTTCACAGCAAGACTATTGGGAACTTATCTGTCCTGAAATCTCCCAGACTGATGACTTAGAAGCGTCTCAATCGCGAGAGATAGATCGGACTTGGCAGTACTGTAGTGCTGTTGGAGAGGGATATTATCGAGAAATTCAGGTTCGCGATGGCGTTGAACTCGCGATCGCAGAAGACTGCTTCCACGAAGACTTGAGAATCATCACTTGCGATCGCGAGCATCCTTTAGAACTCAACTATACGCTGATTGGAACCGCAGCATCGAATTCAGACTGTGCGAATGCAGGACAGTACCTCTTTTGTGGAAGTGGCATGGCTCCAGGTGAAGTGCTAGATATTCAAGCAAAGCAACGCAATCTGAAGGTGATTATTCACATTGATCCTTCTGTTTTTTGCCAGCGGATGTCGGGACTGCCCAAGCAGACTCCAGACGAAATTAGAAATTGGTTGCGACCGATCGAACAACCTTACTACAGCCAAATCAGCCGGACGACAGCCGCGATGCAGTCTACCCTTCAGCAGATTTTGCAGTGTCCGTTTCAGGGATTGACTCAGCAGATGTATTTAGAAGGCAAGGTGTGGGAACTCATTGCGTTGCACCTTGCTCAGACAGTCGAGATTAGTCCAGAGCGCGAGACTAAGTTGTTAAAATCAGCCGACATTGAGCAAATTCACTATGCCAAAGAACTGCTCATTGCTCGATTAGAGAATCCGCCCTCGCTGATTGAGTTAGCTCGGCTAGTTGGGATCAATGACTGTAAGCTGAAAGTCGGTTTTCGACAGGTGTTTGGGACGACAGTCTTTGGCTATTTGCAAGACTATCGAATGGAGCGATCTCGCCAGTTACTAGAGTCAGGCGATCTCAGTATTACAGAAGCAGCAAAAGCAGTTGGACTGAGCAATCGCAGCCATTTCGCGATCGCGTTTCGCAAAAAGTTTGGCGTAAATCCTAGAGACTATCGGCAATCCATCATGAACCGATGCAGTGCTAGCTAAACTCCGTCCACCATTCAAAAAAACTCCGTTCACCATTCATCAGGGTTACAAAACAACCCCGATCGTCCGATATGCTGTTGAGAATAGTTCTTAGTTAATAGCTATCAATATTGTGTGGTGGCAGAGTTATGGCAAACTATCGATCAATTCTTTTGGCTGGAAGTATAGTTCTACTCGCAACTCCTGGAATTGCAGTCGAGCCAGAGGTTAAAACGTTATCGGAATGGCAGCAACCTGCCACTACAGTTCAGGAATGGCGATCACAGATTCAAGCACAGCAACCAGAGTCTGAACAAGAGCTAGAAGAAGAAATCGTGATTACAGGAGATCAGCAGCCGAGCGGCTATCGCGCTCCGAATGCGTCAACTGCGACTAAAACAGACACCCCGATTCGCGATATTCCGCAATCGATTCAGGTCATTCCGCAAGAAATCCTGAGAGATCAGGGGTTAAATGCAACGAGCAACTCTTTAGGAAATGCAGTTCAAAACGTGAGTGGGGTCAATAATTTAGGGCTTTATCAGGGGTTTGAAAATAGTTTAAAGATTCGAGGATTTAGAGTTTCGGCTTTTGATGGTAATTACTTTCGAGATGGAATTCGATACTTTACCTTTGGTGCTTTAGAAACGGCTGATTTAGAGCGCGTCGAAGTGTTGAAAGGTCCGGCTTCAATCTTGTTTGGAGAAGCAGAACCGGGCGGAATCATCAATCTCGTTTCCAAGCAACCCCTCCGCAATCCCTACTATTCGCTAGAGGGATCAGCAGGGAGCTATCGCGCTGTTCGAGTTGGGGCTGATTTTTCGGGTGCGCTAAACTCAGACAAAACAGCTCTTTACCGATTCAATGGCTATTACAAAGATGCAGGAAGCTTCCGTGATTTTGTGTCGAGTGAAGGGGCGTTTCTCTCTCCTGTCGTACAGTTAGCATTCGGGAAAAACACAACGCTAACGCTGAACGCAACCTATCGGAATGAACGTCGCACTGCGGATGATGGCTTTTTAGCAATCGGGACTGGGATCACAGATTTACCACGCAGTCGATTTCTGGGCGAACCTTTTCAGGAGTTTAGTGTCAATGATTTTAGTGTTGGCTACCTGCTGACCCACCAGTTTAATGAACAATTGACTTTAAGAAACGCATTTCGTGCTCAATGGGTCAATCCAGAGCGCTATTTTCCGCTCCGCAATTCATTCGATGAAGCAACGGGTGATCTAGAACTTGCAACCTATTTTGCTGCAGGGGAATATCAGACAATCACGACTCAGACGGATTTGATTGCTAGGTTTTCGACAGGTTCAGTCAATCATCAACTGCTTGTTGGCGTAGACTACGGACGACAGAGGGATAAACCAAAATTCGCGATCGGTGATCCTTACCGCACAATCAATATTTTTGATCCCACTTACGATGGTGTGGAATATCCCAAAGAGGAACTTTATAACTTCTTCCGCGATGACACAATCAACAAACTAGGAATTTATGTCCAAGATCAAGTTGAACTTGCTTCTAATTTGAAACTGCT is part of the Leptolyngbya boryana PCC 6306 genome and harbors:
- a CDS encoding DUF1636 family protein, which gives rise to MTKHTLFVCKSCHRSEEELAEDQACDGKILLDTLTNLAAQQFAPEDLEIKSVGCLWACSRGCVTAFAHPEKQTYLLIDLPPDEEYASALLQFTQMYISNRKGAFIWDKLPEQLESAMFACIPALSATEQNADEEDDLS
- a CDS encoding iron-siderophore ABC transporter substrate-binding protein, encoding MSVLSQQQTMKFDRWVRSLLLFALTALLTWGCSRTILTTLPLTLPSIHCQPTAPSTDCDRPRKIAVLSPYGLDLLLSLGEQPAAYAGVSASRRPFNHPIEQVPYLGRYVTTQPINLGDRASPALEALALLKPDLIVGETWQGSQGRAKLFSQIAPTLLLDDQQGGWQASLQQLASILDRSNMIPQIMAARNERITQARQKLAEIANAHPRVLLLSSGDLTSNFYAFGQERSIYSDLLETLGFKIVRLDESLLATKDAFQLPAEVLPQLDPDILIVLGWNKNDVDNRPLNWRQLQQQWNQIPLLKAMPISQSGRVYFMDAHLTMLRGSLAEAQILNDLLQQLAPNS
- a CDS encoding TonB-dependent siderophore receptor translates to MANYRSILLAGSIVLLATPGIAVEPEVKTLSEWQQPATTVQEWRSQIQAQQPESEQELEEEIVITGDQQPSGYRAPNASTATKTDTPIRDIPQSIQVIPQEILRDQGLNATSNSLGNAVQNVSGVNNLGLYQGFENSLKIRGFRVSAFDGNYFRDGIRYFTFGALETADLERVEVLKGPASILFGEAEPGGIINLVSKQPLRNPYYSLEGSAGSYRAVRVGADFSGALNSDKTALYRFNGYYKDAGSFRDFVSSEGAFLSPVVQLAFGKNTTLTLNATYRNERRTADDGFLAIGTGITDLPRSRFLGEPFQEFSVNDFSVGYLLTHQFNEQLTLRNAFRAQWVNPERYFPLRNSFDEATGDLELATYFAAGEYQTITTQTDLIARFSTGSVNHQLLVGVDYGRQRDKPKFAIGDPYRTINIFDPTYDGVEYPKEELYNFFRDDTINKLGIYVQDQVELASNLKLLIGGRYDSYTQNRSTEGFGEPRQEFEQRDSRLSPRFGIVYQPVPAISLYASYTTAFKANSGTNRNGDGSPFKPEIGQQLEAGIKADLARNLTATLAFYDLRKKNVTTDDPTSSDPNDQLQTGEQRSRGIEFDLVGEIVPGWKVIASYAHTNAFVSEDESGFQDKRLDNTPRNAANLWTTYELQRGSLKGLGVGFGMNFVGDRFGDLSNTYEIPSYVRTDAAIFYNQDKWRAAINFRNLFNTKYFTGSDESRLGVYVGEPFTVTGSLSVVF
- a CDS encoding AraC family transcriptional regulator — encoded protein: MTVTLSQQDYWELICPEISQTDDLEASQSREIDRTWQYCSAVGEGYYREIQVRDGVELAIAEDCFHEDLRIITCDREHPLELNYTLIGTAASNSDCANAGQYLFCGSGMAPGEVLDIQAKQRNLKVIIHIDPSVFCQRMSGLPKQTPDEIRNWLRPIEQPYYSQISRTTAAMQSTLQQILQCPFQGLTQQMYLEGKVWELIALHLAQTVEISPERETKLLKSADIEQIHYAKELLIARLENPPSLIELARLVGINDCKLKVGFRQVFGTTVFGYLQDYRMERSRQLLESGDLSITEAAKAVGLSNRSHFAIAFRKKFGVNPRDYRQSIMNRCSAS
- a CDS encoding ABC transporter ATP-binding protein, which produces MTTLRRASIGLLLWKLIRYAPRLYWTDTLLWLCIAGLPVLPGLVIREFFNQLTQQSPSVFSAQGWIALFLAIGVAQIVAIILGRITKTQHRFTMNSLIQHNLLRKLLEHPGAESLTMARAETISPGEVMSFFREDASQIEDNVVGTNEVLGEGVFAIGALLLLLSVNATITLFVFLPLVLIAVILHRVSDRIKRYRRASRQATQQVTGMVGEMFTAVQAIQVAGAEKSVLAHFRQLCDQRRQSIVKDQLLTAILDSSFDNLISLGTGAILFFAAQSMRSSQTLSVGDFALFVYYLAYVTYFLGFLGGFVALSKQSEVSFERMQALVNAEAQTLVEPHPLYLPTLTGRKSQLPVPRQDETCDRLEALRAINLSYHYPNSKVGITNISLELQRGSFTVITGSIGSGKTTLLQVLLGLLPMQSGEILWNGQTISDPAQFFVPPRSAYTSQVPQLFSTSLRENILLGLQKDDTEVLAAIALAMFDRDLAMMPDGLDTQIGSRGMRLSGGQIQRVAAARMLIRQPELLVFDDLSSALDVETEQKLWSKLFQLSSPTWNPTILVVSHRRSVMERADRIILLHESRIELEGTFADLPSAYTKPL